The following coding sequences are from one Microbulbifer sp. TB1203 window:
- a CDS encoding Hsp20 family protein — translation MRNLDFSPLYRTAIGFDRMASLLDALTTSEQNQPAYPPYNIELTGEDSYRITMAVAGFEQSELDIQVEQNRLAVTGKKPAENEQRNFLHRGIAARNFERRFQLADHVKVTDASLANGLLHIELVREIPEAMKPRKVAISESNLLQADEAHKADSEAA, via the coding sequence ATGCGTAATTTAGACTTTTCTCCCCTGTACCGCACCGCCATCGGCTTTGATCGCATGGCCAGCCTGCTGGACGCGCTCACTACCAGCGAGCAGAACCAGCCCGCCTATCCGCCCTACAATATCGAGTTGACCGGTGAAGACAGCTATCGGATTACCATGGCGGTAGCCGGCTTTGAGCAGTCCGAGCTGGATATTCAGGTGGAACAGAACCGCTTGGCGGTCACTGGCAAAAAGCCGGCGGAAAACGAGCAGCGCAATTTCCTGCACCGCGGCATCGCCGCGCGCAACTTCGAGCGCCGCTTCCAACTGGCGGACCATGTCAAGGTAACCGATGCCAGCCTGGCCAACGGCTTACTGCATATCGAGCTGGTGCGGGAAATTCCCGAGGCGATGAAGCCGCGCAAGGTCGCCATCAGCGAGAGCAACCTGCTGCAGGCGGACGAGGCGCATAAAGCCGATTCTGAAGCCGCCTGA
- the thpR gene encoding RNA 2',3'-cyclic phosphodiesterase, producing MRLGQDTGETASSRLFIGISPDTATQRFLDGLVDRCRRQLGRSERVRWTSHANRHLTLAFLGETPDELIPTIEVELAAIADQLPPCQARIVSLHPFPKGRSPLLAAELLTNPELDRLHEECRQLMMRLGMTPEGAVYRPHFTLARSRRGFARLDPLALDFTLCLDNITLYRSHTAPGGSQYVPLFETQLKSGR from the coding sequence ATGCGGCTCGGGCAAGACACTGGAGAAACAGCCAGCTCCCGCCTGTTTATCGGCATCAGCCCCGATACTGCCACCCAGCGTTTCCTGGACGGCCTGGTCGACCGCTGCCGGCGGCAGCTGGGCAGATCCGAGCGGGTGCGTTGGACCAGCCATGCAAACCGCCATCTCACCCTGGCATTCCTTGGGGAAACCCCGGACGAGTTGATCCCGACGATCGAAGTGGAACTGGCGGCGATCGCCGATCAGCTGCCTCCCTGCCAGGCCCGGATAGTGTCACTGCACCCCTTCCCCAAGGGCCGCTCACCGCTGCTCGCTGCAGAGCTGCTGACCAACCCGGAACTGGACAGATTGCACGAGGAGTGCCGCCAACTGATGATGCGCCTGGGTATGACGCCGGAAGGCGCCGTGTATCGCCCCCATTTCACCCTGGCGCGCAGTCGCCGCGGATTCGCCCGCCTGGACCCGCTGGCGCTGGACTTCACCCTGTGTCTGGACAATATCACCCTCTACCGAAGCCACACGGCACCGGGAGGCAGCCAGTATGTACCCCTATTCGAGACGCAGTTGAAAAGCGGTCGGTAA
- a CDS encoding HPF/RaiA family ribosome-associated protein, with product MKSAPNDNIVFRDIDKSPTLANTVSKKLHKLERYCGEIIRSRVVLEAPHQHKTKGKQFKASVELALSGSPLTISNESESIHRAVNGAFESAERCLKERSERRKTLRHQSLDPVVD from the coding sequence ATGAAATCTGCGCCCAACGATAACATTGTGTTCCGCGATATCGACAAGTCTCCCACCCTGGCCAACACGGTATCGAAGAAGTTACATAAGCTGGAACGTTATTGTGGCGAAATCATACGAAGCCGCGTGGTTCTCGAAGCCCCCCACCAACACAAAACCAAAGGAAAGCAGTTCAAGGCTTCGGTGGAACTCGCGCTCAGCGGTAGCCCCCTCACCATCAGCAACGAAAGCGAATCCATTCACCGTGCGGTGAACGGCGCCTTTGAATCCGCCGAACGCTGCCTGAAAGAGCGCAGCGAACGCCGTAAAACGCTACGTCATCAGAGCCTGGATCCAGTCGTCGACTAG
- the gorA gene encoding glutathione-disulfide reductase has product MSEFEFDLFVIGAGSGGVRAARMAAAAGMRVAVAEDRYMGGTCVNVGCVPKKLFVYASSYSESFEDSAAYGWRGKTADFDWPILRDNNAAEITRLNGIYRNLLANAGVLVVDGRARVEGLHQVAVDDRVYTAERILVATGSWPYVPEFPGREYAITSNEIFSLETFPRRILVVGGGYIAVEFAGIFAGLGAETHLSYRRDLFLRGFDRDIREFVRDEIGKKGVRLHFNHRIEAIEKQDDGSLLVRADGGGALAVDTVLYATGRVANTRGLGLEALGVVLHRDGTISVDDNFRTSVPSIYALGDVTGEPQLTPVALAEAMALVKHLQTGQPAEIDYNHIPTAVFCQPNIGTVGLSEEEARDSGISVVVYKSDFKPMRHTVSGRDERTLMKLVVDADTDRVVGVHMVGPDAGEIIQGMAVALKAGATKAVFDQTIGIHPTAAEEFVTMRNPVA; this is encoded by the coding sequence TTGTCGGAATTCGAATTTGATTTATTTGTGATCGGTGCCGGGTCCGGGGGCGTGCGCGCAGCCCGCATGGCAGCAGCGGCGGGCATGCGCGTGGCGGTGGCGGAGGATCGCTATATGGGCGGTACCTGCGTCAATGTGGGCTGTGTGCCGAAGAAACTGTTTGTCTATGCCAGCAGTTACAGCGAGTCCTTCGAGGATTCCGCTGCTTATGGCTGGCGGGGCAAGACCGCCGACTTTGACTGGCCGATCCTCCGCGACAACAACGCAGCGGAAATCACCCGACTCAACGGCATCTATCGCAACCTGCTGGCCAATGCCGGTGTGCTGGTAGTCGACGGCCGCGCCCGTGTTGAAGGTCTCCACCAGGTTGCAGTGGATGATCGGGTGTACACCGCCGAACGCATTCTTGTGGCCACCGGCAGTTGGCCGTATGTGCCGGAGTTTCCCGGTCGCGAGTACGCCATTACCTCCAATGAGATTTTTTCCCTGGAGACATTTCCGCGGCGCATCCTCGTGGTCGGGGGCGGTTATATCGCCGTGGAGTTTGCCGGGATCTTCGCCGGGCTGGGAGCCGAGACCCATCTCTCATACCGGCGCGACCTCTTCCTGCGTGGCTTTGACCGGGATATCCGCGAGTTTGTGCGCGACGAGATTGGCAAGAAGGGTGTGCGGTTGCATTTCAACCACCGCATTGAAGCAATTGAAAAGCAGGATGACGGTAGTCTGCTAGTGCGAGCGGACGGCGGCGGCGCCCTGGCGGTGGACACTGTGCTCTATGCCACCGGCCGTGTGGCGAACACCAGGGGGCTCGGCCTGGAGGCTCTGGGGGTGGTGCTGCATCGGGATGGCACTATCTCAGTGGACGATAACTTCCGCACCAGTGTGCCGTCGATTTACGCCCTCGGTGATGTCACCGGGGAGCCGCAGTTGACGCCTGTGGCGCTGGCCGAGGCGATGGCGCTGGTCAAGCATTTGCAAACTGGCCAGCCGGCGGAGATCGACTACAACCACATTCCCACCGCGGTATTCTGCCAGCCCAATATCGGCACTGTGGGACTCTCCGAAGAGGAGGCCCGCGATTCCGGTATTTCCGTAGTGGTCTACAAGTCCGATTTCAAGCCGATGCGGCATACCGTCAGTGGGCGCGACGAGCGTACGCTGATGAAGCTGGTGGTGGATGCCGACACCGACCGGGTAGTGGGCGTTCATATGGTGGGCCCCGACGCCGGCGAGATTATCCAGGGGATGGCAGTGGCGCTGAAGGCTGGCGCCACCAAGGCAGTCTTCGACCAGACCATCGGCATACACCCGACGGCGGCCGAGGAGTTTGTCACCATGCGCAATCCGGTTGCTTAG
- a CDS encoding TIGR01620 family protein, giving the protein MNGETGGRRRTRIESLDEPESVSPQRASTRVEALEEEAEELPRSITTGESLPDRVSFSELRLPVFRLRLWKPALLAALGLAGGAVGWELRQLFTWAMDRHWSLGVLAGTIIAFFGITIISAVWEYFRAGRPLRKLEKIQGRARELRDCRSAGEVPPFRRELQQHFAGEPQGVLLSRVLDEAPDYYDSSEFLQHLEVTFFEALDQEALRRIVRHATTTGALVGLSPFATIDVLVALRQSLRMIDDVAQIYGVRPSVVVRWRLFKKVLALVAYSGASEYAVSELWPELVGDSVLSSVSARLGQGMGASLFMARIGLAAIQGCRPIPFSEKQRPRLGALTKRIASSLKERFVGSGAALQPEQNKL; this is encoded by the coding sequence ATGAATGGAGAGACCGGCGGGCGTCGGCGGACGCGCATCGAATCTCTGGATGAACCGGAATCCGTTTCCCCCCAGCGGGCCTCCACCCGGGTGGAGGCCCTGGAGGAAGAGGCAGAGGAGCTGCCGCGCTCCATCACCACCGGCGAGTCCCTGCCGGACCGGGTGTCCTTTTCCGAGCTGCGCCTGCCGGTATTCCGCCTGCGCCTGTGGAAGCCGGCGCTGTTGGCGGCGCTGGGGCTCGCCGGTGGGGCTGTGGGCTGGGAGCTACGCCAACTGTTTACTTGGGCGATGGACAGGCACTGGAGTCTGGGAGTGCTGGCGGGCACGATAATCGCGTTTTTTGGCATCACTATTATCAGTGCGGTGTGGGAATATTTTCGCGCCGGTCGGCCGCTGCGCAAGCTGGAGAAAATCCAGGGGCGAGCCCGGGAATTGCGCGATTGCCGCAGTGCCGGGGAAGTGCCGCCGTTTCGCCGGGAACTGCAGCAGCACTTTGCCGGCGAGCCGCAGGGTGTGTTGTTGAGCCGGGTACTGGACGAGGCGCCGGACTACTACGACAGCAGCGAGTTCCTGCAGCACTTGGAGGTGACTTTCTTTGAGGCGCTGGACCAAGAGGCGCTGCGGCGCATCGTGCGCCACGCAACTACCACCGGCGCCCTGGTGGGTTTGAGCCCCTTTGCCACCATCGATGTACTGGTAGCGTTGCGCCAGTCCCTGCGCATGATCGACGACGTCGCGCAGATCTACGGCGTGCGACCGTCGGTGGTAGTCCGCTGGCGGCTGTTCAAGAAAGTGCTGGCACTGGTTGCCTACAGCGGCGCCAGTGAATATGCGGTGAGCGAGTTGTGGCCGGAACTGGTGGGAGACAGCGTTCTGAGCAGTGTCTCCGCGCGCCTGGGCCAGGGAATGGGCGCCAGCCTGTTTATGGCTCGCATTGGTCTGGCGGCGATCCAGGGCTGTAGGCCGATTCCGTTTTCGGAAAAACAGCGCCCGCGTCTGGGCGCTCTGACCAAACGCATCGCCAGCAGCCTGAAGGAGCGCTTCGTCGGCAGCGGCGCGGCCCTCCAGCCGGAACAAAACAAGCTTTAG
- a CDS encoding YcjX family protein, which translates to MSDSRSARLKGKVRQWRREAREKSHWAAERLLDRRVCIGITGLSGAGKSTLITSLIHQLKHPHKAQLPGFAPALNGDLLGAEIKPALDSGQPPFEYEQCLQALLAQPPRWPESTRELSALELHIHLRRRHRLGRPSTRTLVLELRDYPGEWLMDLPMLRLDYDDWCRQQSHIIGADSRAGMAPQLVSQLAGLAPEATAEPGRLDALWRDYRQFLLDCRSQRKLSYLQPGRALLDGENYGVLPLLDLRGHRRDQLEALPAESNYQYLAQRYRDYLREQVAPFAESHFRHLDRQLVLVDMIGTLYAGEQALDDMRLAFGHIADTFRYGRSGPLSKLWRPRVDRLVFAATKVDQVLAADHDALRQLLGQQLQQAFAGAHHRGLPLFCEAIAAVRCSNESQREGRRMLVGHDMEGHYLGFENAEIFAHVPRAGEEWQHYAGAAPPQLRPPAGMGAGQGIPHIRVDALLNLLLGDKV; encoded by the coding sequence ATGAGCGACAGCCGTAGTGCGCGCCTGAAAGGCAAAGTACGCCAATGGCGCCGTGAGGCGCGGGAAAAGTCCCACTGGGCCGCCGAGCGGCTGCTCGACCGGCGCGTTTGTATCGGCATCACCGGTCTCAGTGGCGCCGGTAAATCCACCCTGATCACCAGCCTGATCCACCAGTTGAAGCACCCGCATAAGGCCCAACTGCCCGGCTTCGCCCCGGCCCTGAACGGCGACCTGTTGGGTGCGGAGATCAAGCCGGCCTTGGACAGCGGTCAGCCGCCCTTCGAATACGAGCAGTGCCTGCAGGCGCTGCTGGCGCAGCCACCGCGCTGGCCCGAATCCACCCGTGAGCTGTCCGCTCTCGAGCTGCATATCCACCTGCGCCGGCGGCACCGGTTGGGTCGCCCCAGCACTCGGACACTGGTCCTGGAATTGCGCGATTATCCGGGCGAATGGCTGATGGACCTGCCGATGCTGCGATTGGATTACGATGACTGGTGCCGCCAGCAGAGTCATATCATCGGCGCCGACTCCCGCGCCGGAATGGCGCCGCAGCTGGTTTCGCAACTGGCCGGCCTGGCGCCGGAGGCAACCGCAGAGCCGGGCCGGCTCGACGCCTTATGGCGGGACTACCGCCAGTTCCTGCTCGACTGCCGCAGCCAGCGCAAGCTCAGTTATTTGCAGCCGGGACGCGCGCTGCTCGACGGTGAAAATTACGGCGTACTGCCGCTGCTGGATCTGCGCGGCCACAGGCGCGACCAGTTAGAGGCGCTGCCGGCGGAGAGCAACTACCAATACCTGGCGCAGCGCTACCGGGATTATTTGCGCGAGCAGGTGGCCCCCTTTGCGGAGAGCCATTTCCGTCACCTGGATCGGCAACTGGTCCTGGTGGATATGATCGGAACCCTCTATGCCGGCGAGCAGGCACTGGATGATATGCGCCTCGCCTTCGGCCATATCGCCGACACTTTTCGCTACGGCCGCTCCGGCCCTCTGAGCAAACTGTGGCGGCCGCGGGTGGACCGGTTGGTATTCGCCGCCACCAAAGTGGACCAGGTGCTGGCCGCGGACCACGACGCCCTGCGCCAGCTCCTGGGGCAGCAGTTGCAGCAGGCATTCGCCGGCGCCCATCACCGCGGCTTGCCGCTTTTCTGCGAGGCCATCGCTGCAGTGCGCTGTTCCAACGAGAGTCAACGGGAAGGCCGCCGCATGCTGGTGGGACACGATATGGAGGGGCACTACCTGGGGTTCGAAAATGCGGAAATCTTTGCCCATGTGCCCCGCGCCGGAGAGGAGTGGCAGCACTATGCCGGCGCCGCTCCACCGCAGTTGCGCCCGCCGGCGGGGATGGGCGCGGGCCAGGGTATTCCCCATATCCGCGTCGACGCGTTGCTGAATCTGCTGCTGGGAGACAAAGTGTGA
- a CDS encoding GIN domain-containing protein: MITKSYLTAPLAALLLLAATLAGGIRAEEATSRQFPLSGFTRVVLEGSSSLELVQGDGFEVIATGSEEAMPHVKAELRGESLELSVEPERKFFFGVISVSDESSVRFRVTLPVVDAVVVTGSGEVRADTLESENLELRVTGSGTLKVNKVAAESLSASLTGSGDLLLGTVLAVRGETSIRGSGDMRLDSFAGETLAANITGSGDMVVGGRVGELDIGLMGSGDFVGRGLQAKSAGGSIMGSGDVVLRRPGRDSFSVMGSGDVALVE; encoded by the coding sequence ATGATCACAAAATCCTACCTGACCGCTCCCCTGGCGGCGCTGTTGCTGCTGGCGGCAACCCTGGCCGGCGGCATCCGCGCGGAAGAGGCCACCAGCAGGCAGTTCCCCCTGTCGGGTTTTACCCGCGTCGTCCTCGAGGGGAGCTCCAGTCTGGAACTGGTGCAGGGAGATGGCTTCGAAGTGATAGCCACCGGCTCTGAGGAGGCCATGCCCCATGTGAAGGCCGAATTGCGCGGCGAGTCCCTGGAACTGTCGGTGGAGCCGGAGCGAAAGTTCTTTTTCGGCGTGATCAGCGTCAGCGATGAGTCGTCCGTTCGCTTTCGCGTCACTCTGCCGGTGGTGGATGCGGTCGTGGTCACCGGTTCCGGGGAGGTCCGTGCGGACACCCTGGAGAGTGAAAACCTGGAGCTGCGGGTCACCGGTTCCGGCACACTGAAAGTGAACAAGGTGGCCGCCGAGTCTCTCTCTGCATCCCTCACCGGCTCCGGCGACCTGCTGCTGGGAACGGTCCTGGCAGTGCGCGGTGAAACCTCTATCAGGGGCTCCGGTGACATGCGCCTGGACAGCTTTGCCGGGGAGACGCTGGCGGCGAATATTACGGGTTCCGGCGACATGGTAGTGGGGGGCCGCGTGGGAGAGCTGGACATCGGCCTGATGGGGTCCGGCGATTTTGTCGGCCGCGGCCTGCAGGCGAAGAGTGCCGGTGGATCGATCATGGGCTCCGGCGATGTGGTGCTGCGACGCCCCGGCAGGGATTCCTTCTCGGTGATGGGCTCCGGCGACGTGGCGTTGGTGGAGTGA
- a CDS encoding HIT family protein, producing the protein MASIFTQIINGDLPGHFIWRDEQAVAIMTIAPIRSGHCLVIPVEEVNHWDDVPEETAAHLMRVSQKVAKGLKAVYQPKRVGVMVAGLEVPHTHIHLIPVEALGDFDFSKQKPADAEALAAEARKIREALVDMGHSEANCG; encoded by the coding sequence ATGGCGAGCATCTTTACTCAGATTATCAATGGCGATCTGCCCGGGCATTTTATCTGGCGCGACGAGCAGGCGGTGGCGATTATGACAATCGCGCCCATCAGGTCGGGTCACTGCCTGGTGATCCCGGTGGAGGAGGTGAATCACTGGGACGATGTGCCGGAGGAGACCGCCGCCCACCTCATGCGGGTGTCGCAGAAGGTCGCCAAGGGTCTCAAGGCGGTCTACCAGCCCAAGCGGGTGGGGGTGATGGTGGCGGGCCTGGAGGTGCCGCACACCCATATCCACCTGATTCCGGTGGAGGCGCTGGGGGATTTCGATTTCTCCAAGCAAAAGCCCGCCGACGCCGAGGCGCTCGCAGCGGAGGCGCGCAAGATACGCGAGGCCCTGGTGGACATGGGTCACAGCGAAGCGAATTGCGGCTGA
- a CDS encoding peptidylprolyl isomerase — MKIANHSVVEMHYTLKDADGTVIDSSADGEPLKYLQGVGNIIPGLEQEMLDKSIGDKFTAVIPPEEAYGPQNPELIQTLPRSAFGGVDKLEVGMAFRAQSTEGQPIEVEIIDIDGDQVTINGNHPLAGVELHFDIEVVSVREATPEEIDHGHVH; from the coding sequence ATGAAGATTGCCAACCACTCCGTAGTGGAGATGCACTACACCCTGAAAGATGCCGACGGCACCGTCATCGACTCCTCCGCCGATGGCGAACCGCTGAAATACCTGCAGGGCGTGGGTAACATTATCCCCGGCCTGGAACAGGAGATGCTGGACAAGAGTATCGGGGACAAATTCACCGCGGTGATCCCCCCCGAAGAGGCTTACGGCCCGCAAAACCCCGAACTGATCCAGACCTTGCCGCGCAGCGCCTTTGGAGGTGTTGACAAGCTGGAAGTGGGCATGGCGTTTCGCGCCCAGAGTACCGAGGGCCAACCCATCGAAGTGGAGATTATCGATATCGACGGTGACCAGGTGACCATCAACGGCAACCATCCCCTCGCCGGTGTAGAGCTACATTTCGATATCGAGGTGGTTTCCGTGCGCGAAGCCACCCCGGAAGAGATCGACCACGGCCACGTGCACTGA
- a CDS encoding DCC1-like thiol-disulfide oxidoreductase family protein has product MPGALPDKIILFDSLCNLCNGWSRFVLHRDKNAIFTLCRVQSPAGQQLLARLGLPLDTYETIIYLERRGDTLVDYHKSEAAQRILAQLPAPWRYLASLRFVPRAIRDLVYDGIARNRYRLFGKRQECKLPSPEERQRFLEEIDVD; this is encoded by the coding sequence ATGCCAGGGGCCCTCCCAGACAAAATCATCCTCTTCGACAGCCTGTGCAACCTTTGCAACGGCTGGAGCCGCTTCGTTCTTCACCGAGACAAAAACGCCATTTTTACCCTGTGCCGGGTACAATCCCCCGCCGGACAGCAACTGCTGGCCCGCCTGGGCCTGCCGCTGGACACCTATGAAACCATAATCTACCTGGAGCGCCGCGGGGACACCCTTGTGGACTACCACAAAAGCGAGGCCGCCCAGCGGATATTGGCGCAACTGCCCGCTCCCTGGCGCTACCTGGCCTCGCTGCGCTTCGTACCGCGGGCGATCCGGGATCTTGTATACGACGGCATAGCCCGCAACCGCTACCGGCTGTTCGGCAAACGGCAGGAGTGCAAATTGCCCAGCCCGGAGGAGCGGCAGAGGTTTTTGGAAGAGATTGATGTTGACTGA
- the tcdA gene encoding tRNA cyclic N6-threonylcarbamoyladenosine(37) synthase TcdA, with product MMLTDQYLQRFGGVARLYGESALDKLQRAHFAVIGIGGVGSWTAEALARSGVGRITLIDLDDVCITNSNRQSHALADTIGKIKVDVMAERLRQINPEIAVHTEEDFIAADNLAQLLDPDRPIDIAIDAIDSARVKAALIAYCKARKLRLVTVGSAGGKRDPGRVTCADLGRTVSDPMLAKVRQHLYRFHNFQKSRKRQFGVDAVYSDEPMVYPQPGGEVCRQKSAMQDGVKLDCSGGFGAATMVTGTFGFVAAARGIERLLQAQNRD from the coding sequence TTGATGTTGACTGATCAGTACCTGCAACGTTTCGGCGGCGTCGCCCGCCTCTACGGGGAGAGCGCCCTGGACAAACTACAGCGGGCCCACTTCGCGGTAATCGGTATCGGCGGTGTGGGCAGCTGGACCGCCGAGGCCCTGGCCCGCTCCGGCGTGGGACGGATCACCCTGATCGACCTGGACGACGTGTGCATCACCAATAGCAATCGCCAGAGTCACGCGCTGGCCGACACCATCGGCAAAATCAAGGTCGATGTGATGGCCGAGCGGTTGCGGCAGATCAACCCGGAAATCGCCGTGCACACGGAAGAAGACTTTATCGCCGCGGACAACCTGGCCCAACTGCTCGACCCTGATCGGCCCATCGATATCGCAATCGACGCTATCGACTCGGCGCGGGTAAAAGCCGCCCTGATCGCCTACTGCAAGGCCCGCAAGCTGCGCCTGGTCACCGTGGGCTCCGCCGGCGGCAAACGGGACCCCGGCCGGGTGACCTGCGCCGACCTGGGCCGCACGGTCAGCGACCCCATGCTGGCCAAGGTTCGCCAGCACCTATACCGCTTCCACAATTTCCAGAAATCCCGCAAACGCCAGTTCGGCGTGGACGCCGTCTACTCCGATGAACCCATGGTGTATCCACAGCCCGGAGGCGAAGTGTGCCGGCAGAAGAGCGCCATGCAGGACGGAGTCAAACTGGATTGCAGCGGCGGCTTCGGCGCCGCCACCATGGTTACCGGCACCTTCGGTTTTGTGGCCGCGGCGCGGGGTATCGAACGATTGCTGCAAGCCCAAAACCGGGATTGA
- a CDS encoding LytTR family DNA-binding domain-containing protein translates to MTLHNYLSRRRVFEVGFWGLFFLVQWLAQSAVVLMENARLDLGFAPWMPLLWEGSSLAVQAALLPLVLHWDSRFPIRTGHLKHGLAIHALLTVPWSLIHVLGMVAIRELAYGLQDSSYDFGHWPSELFYEYLKDFRAYAGYLSLIYLYRFILLRLQGEASLLGRPDEGEPVESVERPERLLVKKFGREFLVNVKDIEWAEVAGNYVNLHVGNRIYPLRDTLSNLYRRLDPDKFVRVHRSYLVNLDSVAEIEPLETGDARIHLTSRIQVPVSRRYRESLRNCLA, encoded by the coding sequence ATGACGTTGCACAACTATCTTTCCCGGCGCAGGGTGTTCGAGGTCGGATTCTGGGGGCTGTTCTTTCTGGTGCAGTGGTTGGCGCAGAGCGCCGTGGTGCTGATGGAGAACGCCCGCCTGGATCTCGGGTTCGCGCCCTGGATGCCGTTGCTGTGGGAGGGCAGCAGTCTGGCCGTGCAGGCGGCGCTACTCCCCCTGGTGTTGCACTGGGACAGTCGCTTTCCGATCCGCACCGGCCATCTGAAACACGGCTTGGCCATCCACGCACTGCTGACTGTTCCCTGGTCGTTGATACACGTGCTGGGGATGGTGGCGATTCGCGAGTTGGCCTACGGCCTGCAGGACAGTAGCTACGACTTCGGCCACTGGCCCAGCGAACTGTTTTACGAATACCTGAAAGACTTCCGCGCCTACGCCGGCTATCTGTCTTTGATTTACTTGTACCGCTTTATCCTGCTGCGCCTGCAGGGTGAGGCCAGCCTGCTGGGCCGGCCGGACGAGGGCGAACCGGTGGAGTCGGTGGAGAGGCCGGAGCGGCTGCTGGTGAAAAAGTTCGGCAGGGAGTTTCTGGTCAATGTGAAGGACATTGAGTGGGCGGAGGTGGCGGGCAACTATGTCAACCTGCATGTGGGCAACCGCATCTACCCGCTGCGGGATACGCTGAGCAATCTCTATCGGCGTCTCGACCCGGACAAGTTTGTGCGGGTGCACCGCTCCTACCTGGTCAACCTGGACTCGGTGGCCGAAATCGAACCGCTGGAAACCGGCGATGCGCGCATCCATTTGACCAGCCGGATCCAGGTGCCGGTCAGCCGGCGCTACCGGGAGTCGTTGAGAAATTGCCTGGCCTGA
- a CDS encoding acyltransferase family protein, producing the protein MQPTLDSGTRRYDIDAIRVLAFALLILYHVGMFYVADWGWHIKSQYQSDTLQLLMLLVNQWRMPLLFLISGTATWFIFRKSGAGEFTRNRLVRLLLPLAFGMLVVVPPQAYLEALTNGATQPGYLAFLKQYFTFQPWPDGAFAGSDFAGITWNHLWYLPYLLCYTLVLIPAAIWLRQREATLQRLLSRVNGYGLIALPVLPMLVYGFTLFPRFGNSNHALLDDWYGHAQFFTFFVYGYLLAGNAALWQTLGKLRGSLLWLAPACFAVFLALERLSPEDLSPVQKLGYGTAVYLNRWCWILAVLAWAHHCLNRPFRWLPYANEAVYPWYILHQTITVIAGYQLARWSLGPVLEPMLVLIATVAGCLLLHEFLIRRFAILRPLFGLKPLPTGAAVSDRKRIVLN; encoded by the coding sequence ATGCAACCTACTCTGGACAGCGGTACCCGCCGCTACGATATCGATGCCATCCGGGTGCTGGCCTTCGCCCTGCTGATTCTCTACCACGTCGGAATGTTCTATGTGGCGGACTGGGGCTGGCATATCAAGAGCCAATATCAAAGCGACACGCTGCAACTGCTGATGCTTCTGGTCAACCAGTGGCGCATGCCCTTACTGTTCCTGATTTCCGGCACGGCCACTTGGTTCATATTCCGTAAATCGGGAGCCGGGGAGTTTACCCGCAACAGGCTGGTGCGACTGCTGCTGCCGCTGGCTTTCGGCATGCTGGTGGTGGTCCCACCCCAGGCCTACCTGGAAGCCCTGACCAACGGCGCGACGCAACCGGGCTATCTGGCCTTCCTGAAACAGTATTTCACTTTCCAGCCATGGCCGGATGGCGCCTTTGCCGGCAGCGACTTCGCCGGCATCACCTGGAACCATTTGTGGTACCTGCCCTACCTCCTGTGCTACACCCTGGTGCTGATCCCGGCCGCAATTTGGCTGCGCCAGCGCGAAGCGACATTGCAGCGGCTGCTGTCCCGCGTCAACGGCTACGGCCTGATCGCCCTCCCTGTACTGCCGATGCTGGTCTACGGTTTCACCCTGTTCCCCCGCTTCGGCAACTCCAACCACGCACTGCTGGACGACTGGTACGGCCATGCGCAATTCTTCACCTTTTTTGTCTACGGCTACCTGCTGGCCGGCAACGCCGCGCTCTGGCAGACCTTGGGGAAATTGCGCGGCTCGCTGCTGTGGCTCGCCCCGGCCTGTTTCGCGGTGTTTCTCGCCCTGGAGAGGTTGTCGCCGGAGGACCTGTCGCCGGTGCAAAAGCTGGGGTATGGGACCGCGGTCTACCTGAACCGCTGGTGCTGGATACTGGCGGTACTCGCCTGGGCGCACCACTGCCTGAACCGGCCCTTTCGCTGGCTGCCCTACGCCAACGAGGCGGTGTATCCCTGGTACATACTGCACCAGACAATCACTGTAATCGCCGGATACCAGCTGGCGCGATGGTCGCTGGGCCCAGTGCTGGAGCCAATGCTCGTATTAATAGCGACCGTAGCTGGATGCTTGTTGCTGCACGAATTTTTAATTCGCAGGTTCGCCATTCTGCGTCCACTGTTCGGGCTGAAACCCTTACCGACCGGCGCGGCCGTTTCTGATCGCAAAAGAATTGTCTTGAACTAG